The sequence TAGAAAGACCCGCATTGGCTGCTGCTTTAAATGTGGCCTCGTGATACCATTCTATAAAAACGCCATAAATTCCATACCGTTTGTATAGCCTAAACATCTCTCGACGCTGCGCATCTGTTTGTTTGTCATCTGGTCGGATCCAAATCCAATTACGTACAGGCCGTTTTGCAGCCGAGGTCGCAAACCCCATTTCGGGTGCGGCCAAAGCCGCCGCTCCAAGACCCATCAGTTTAAGCGAGTTTCTACGATCCATGTTTTTTAGGGTTAGATTGAAGGGGAAGAATGAGCAAGTTATCCAATTATGCCACGTTCTCCAATAGATAAAAAACGCGAATGTGCTTCTGGATATATGTTTGCAATCATTGTATATCGCCTCAAGCAACTTCTGATGCTAAGATTTTTCTCAGGCTCTAAATTGCTGTCATTAAATGAATTAAGCCATTTAGATTGGTTTAGTTGTGCTTCAAGCCAATGGCTTTGGGTAGATTAAAAACCTGTTGGGTATTCGCTCTTCCCCAAAACACCGCTTAGGAATGCGTCAATTTCGGCTGGGGAGTTTTCTTTTGCGCTGCATTTGTTTTGGGCCGTACCACAGCCAGAAGCCCGTAAGACTAAACACCAGTAAGGCCAAACCCATAATGGTGGTATAAACAAGTTTAATGATCCCGCCATCGGTCGCAAAATAGCGGTCTAGAATCGAACCATCGTGGAGGTGTTCCACCATATCCGCATTACGTCGCTCAATATGCAAGACCTTTCCGGTTGCGCCGTCCAATTGTATGCCCCAATAATGATCGGCATAGACAAATTTTACACTACCTTTGTCTTGGCGGACATCTATCCGATCAAGCGCAAGGGATACATCTGGCGCGACATAAGCTTGTAGGGCGCGGTTGGCAATTTCTTGCAATTCGTGGAGGGGCTTCCATTCTTCCAACTCCGAGGTTGTGCCTTTTTGCGTAGGCGCCAATAGCATCCCGTTGCTATTCTTCTTCCAGCCCAATAACAAGCCTGTCACCGCAATCACGATAAAAAAGACAAAAAGGAAAATGCCCGTCAGCCGGTGAACGGTACGGAAGGCTCTTAAGGTTTGTGCCTGTTTTTTACGCTTTTCGGTATCGTGCATGGCATGGATTGTGTTAAGGGAGTAAATTATCTTTAATGGACATCATATAGGCAAAGGCGGCTTCGTATTCATTCGGGATACGGCCTTCTAAGATGGCTTCTTCAATGGCTTTTTTGATAATCCCGACTTCTTTACCGGGATTAAGACCCAATGCCTCCATAATCTCATTCCCTTTAACGGGTGGTTGGAAGTTTCGCAAACGATCCTTCTCCTCCACCATCCGCATTTTTTCTTCGACCAGATCGAAATGTGCCAAGTATCGTGCTGCTCTTTTGGGATTTTTGGTAGTAATGTCCGCCCGAACAAGGGTCATCAGGTCTTCGAGATCGTCTCCAGCATCAAATAACAGACGTCTTACCGCCGAATCGGTAACGATTTCATCCACCAAGGCCACAGGGCGATGGTGGAGCGAGACCAATTTTTGTACATAGCGCATCCTTTCATCTACGGGCATCCGCAAGTGTTTAAAAATCCCCGGAATCATGCGTCCGCCACGGTCTTCGTGCCCGTGAAACGTCCAGCCGAGGTCTTGAACATAGCGTTTGCTCTTGGGTTTGCCAATATCATGCAGAAGTGCCGCCCACCGGAGCCATCTGGTCTCCTCTGGGGCGCGGTCTTGAACGGAGGCGGCAAGATTATCCAAAACTTGTAGGGTGTGGAAAAAATTGTCTTTGTGTTTATTGCCTTCCATGTTTTCTACGCCAGCCAAGGCGGTCAGGGCGGGAAAAACATGCGACAAAATACCCGTTTCAAACAAAATGCGAAAGCCCACAGACGGTACGGGGCAAACCATAATCTTCTGAAGCTCATCCGTCACACGTTCCATGCTGATGATTCGGATCCGATCGGCCATTTTTTTCATGGCAGCCACAGCATCTGGATCAATATCAAACCCAAGTTGTGCGGAAAAACGAGCCCCCCGCATCATCCGCAAGGGGTCGTCGGAAAACGTGATTTCTGGATCAAGAGGGGTTCGGATAATTTTCTCGGCAAGGTCTTTTTGCCCACCAAAGGGATCAATAAGCTCCCCGAAGGACGAGTGGTTTAGCGAAATGGCTAAGGCATTGATCGTGAAGTCTCTTCTGTTTTGGTCTTCTTCTAATGTTCCATCCTCCACAATGGGCTTACGGGAATCACGCGAATAGCTTTCCGACCGCGCCCCGACAAACTCCAATGCGAGCAACTGTCCCCCGTGTAGATAAAGGTGTACCCCAGCCGTCCCGAAATTTTTATGCACATGGGCCATTTTTACCTGAAACGCCTCGGATACGGCTTGTGCCAAGCGGATACCACTGCCCGCTCCTATGGTTACAAAATCAAGGTCTTTTGTCGGGCGCTCAAGTAGCCAGTCACGCACGCCACCCCCTACCATAAAGACTGGTAGGCCCAAATCATCGGCCAATGCACCAATACGGTGCAGAATATTTGCATGAGGAAGCCTGTTCAAATACTGCATATTTAGGAAAAAGTGTTGAGCAGTTTAAGATACATGGTTTGAAAGATGTTTTTTCCGAAAAACGTGCCAAAGTCTTGCGCCAACCTTGCTATAGAACGGATGAGGTGGTCTGGCGGTCAACGAACACCACGCTGAAGCATGGGGTTAAGGCCAAGCTGGAAAGCATGTGGCAACGCCGCTCACCTGAATAGAG comes from Rhodothermia bacterium and encodes:
- a CDS encoding PepSY domain-containing protein — its product is MHDTEKRKKQAQTLRAFRTVHRLTGIFLFVFFIVIAVTGLLLGWKKNSNGMLLAPTQKGTTSELEEWKPLHELQEIANRALQAYVAPDVSLALDRIDVRQDKGSVKFVYADHYWGIQLDGATGKVLHIERRNADMVEHLHDGSILDRYFATDGGIIKLVYTTIMGLALLVFSLTGFWLWYGPKQMQRKRKLPSRN
- a CDS encoding HD domain-containing protein, which translates into the protein MQYLNRLPHANILHRIGALADDLGLPVFMVGGGVRDWLLERPTKDLDFVTIGAGSGIRLAQAVSEAFQVKMAHVHKNFGTAGVHLYLHGGQLLALEFVGARSESYSRDSRKPIVEDGTLEEDQNRRDFTINALAISLNHSSFGELIDPFGGQKDLAEKIIRTPLDPEITFSDDPLRMMRGARFSAQLGFDIDPDAVAAMKKMADRIRIISMERVTDELQKIMVCPVPSVGFRILFETGILSHVFPALTALAGVENMEGNKHKDNFFHTLQVLDNLAASVQDRAPEETRWLRWAALLHDIGKPKSKRYVQDLGWTFHGHEDRGGRMIPGIFKHLRMPVDERMRYVQKLVSLHHRPVALVDEIVTDSAVRRLLFDAGDDLEDLMTLVRADITTKNPKRAARYLAHFDLVEEKMRMVEEKDRLRNFQPPVKGNEIMEALGLNPGKEVGIIKKAIEEAILEGRIPNEYEAAFAYMMSIKDNLLP